The Exiguobacterium mexicanum genome includes a window with the following:
- the rocF gene encoding arginase, which produces MNWSYIEVPLRYGQGKHGVEQGPSKLRTLGLETLLPASTKRQTIRVLPESEMINSEEHLKRVDGVLYTVQELAEVVDIEIQAKRFPLIVGGDHSMAIGTLAGLAKTGPYGVIWVDAHADLNTGETSPSGNIHGMPLAAALGMGDIRLTEVGGREPKLAPEHLVYMALRDIDEGEIREINRLGIKVITVEEIRTRGVDVMMEEALAYLRARVDRFYLSFDMDSLDAKLVPGTGTPVDQGLTAAEGKAILAEAMKADDLIAIELVELNPALDHEDTTTQLAFELCETILKSKENLLLEGETV; this is translated from the coding sequence ATGAATTGGTCATATATTGAAGTTCCGCTTCGCTATGGACAGGGGAAACATGGCGTAGAGCAAGGTCCATCAAAGTTACGCACACTTGGATTGGAGACATTATTACCGGCCTCAACGAAGCGACAGACGATTCGGGTGTTACCTGAATCTGAAATGATCAACAGTGAAGAGCATTTGAAACGCGTAGACGGGGTGTTATACACGGTCCAAGAACTGGCAGAAGTCGTCGATATCGAGATACAGGCGAAACGATTCCCCTTGATCGTTGGGGGCGATCACAGCATGGCAATCGGAACGCTAGCGGGTCTTGCCAAAACAGGACCGTACGGCGTCATCTGGGTCGACGCACATGCTGATTTGAATACGGGAGAAACGTCTCCATCGGGCAATATTCATGGCATGCCGCTTGCTGCGGCGCTGGGAATGGGAGATATTCGCTTGACTGAAGTCGGCGGACGTGAACCCAAACTCGCGCCTGAGCACTTGGTCTATATGGCGCTTCGAGACATCGATGAAGGTGAGATTCGAGAAATCAATCGTCTTGGCATTAAAGTCATCACGGTCGAAGAAATTCGGACGCGGGGCGTCGACGTCATGATGGAAGAAGCACTCGCTTATTTGCGCGCACGTGTCGATCGCTTCTATCTCAGTTTCGACATGGACAGCTTGGACGCAAAACTTGTGCCAGGTACCGGGACGCCGGTCGATCAAGGTCTGACGGCCGCGGAAGGAAAAGCGATCTTGGCCGAAGCGATGAAGGCAGACGATCTGATTGCGATTGAGTTGGTTGAATTGAATCCGGCGCTTGACCATGAAGATACGACGACCCAGTTGGCGTTTGAGTTGTGCGAGACGATTTTGAAATCCAAAGAAAACCTGTTATTGGAAGGTGAAACTGTCTGA
- the sigW gene encoding RNA polymerase sigma factor SigW, translating to MERLTTRLVDELRSGNHDSFAELVELYKDGVFAVAYKILYDRGEAEDAAQETFIRAYTRIDTYDPQYKFKTWLYRIATNVAIDRLRKRKPEYSMDAEIAGTDGLTYQDHLADEAPQPDAQVVHREIRGEMHDAIKQLPDKYRIPLLLKYVDDLSLKEISVMIDMPVATVKTRIFRGREMLKTIFQNREGFN from the coding sequence ATGGAACGGCTGACCACCCGTTTAGTAGACGAATTGAGGTCGGGGAATCATGATTCGTTTGCTGAGCTGGTAGAACTGTACAAGGATGGTGTCTTTGCTGTCGCTTATAAGATATTATATGATCGTGGCGAAGCGGAAGACGCAGCCCAGGAGACGTTCATTCGGGCGTATACCCGGATTGATACGTACGATCCTCAGTACAAGTTCAAGACGTGGCTCTATCGCATTGCAACGAACGTCGCAATCGATCGTCTCAGAAAACGAAAGCCGGAGTATTCGATGGATGCCGAGATTGCGGGCACCGACGGCTTGACCTATCAGGACCATTTGGCTGATGAAGCACCCCAACCCGATGCCCAAGTCGTTCATCGCGAAATTCGAGGCGAGATGCATGACGCGATTAAGCAGTTGCCCGATAAGTATCGGATTCCGCTCCTGCTGAAGTACGTGGATGATTTATCGCTCAAAGAGATTAGCGTCATGATCGATATGCCGGTCGCTACGGTTAAAACAAGGATCTTCCGGGGAAGAGAAATGTTAAAGACAATCTTTCAAAACAGGGAGGGGTTCAATTGA
- the cdaA gene encoding diadenylate cyclase CdaA encodes MPLLEQVSFLSFFSLSENVHWYDYLNDVLDIVVVTYVIYKLMMIVRGTKAVQLIKGISIILVSWFLSGFFGLKTLQFLLNQIITYGLLGIIIIFQPELRRGLEHLGRTSNLFGRTSTSDEDKQRQMIEAIVSSAQYMSKRRIGALIAIERDTGLNEYVETGIRMDSHITSQLIINLFIPNTPLHDGAMIIQDGKIAAAACYLPLSESPHIDKALGTRHRAAIGVSEVTDSVTLTVSEETGAVSLAIAGRLYRELDEEALRNKLIQELVIEEKETTLSFFNKKGGDK; translated from the coding sequence TTGCCGCTACTTGAACAGGTATCATTCTTATCATTTTTTAGTCTTTCAGAGAACGTACATTGGTACGATTATTTGAATGACGTTTTAGATATTGTCGTCGTCACGTATGTCATCTATAAGTTGATGATGATTGTACGTGGGACAAAAGCGGTCCAATTGATTAAAGGGATTTCCATCATCCTTGTCAGCTGGTTCCTCAGTGGGTTCTTTGGGTTGAAGACGTTACAGTTCTTATTGAATCAAATCATCACATATGGACTACTTGGGATCATTATCATCTTCCAACCAGAACTCCGAAGAGGACTCGAGCATTTAGGACGAACAAGTAATTTGTTCGGCCGAACGAGCACGAGCGATGAGGATAAGCAACGTCAAATGATCGAAGCGATCGTCAGTTCGGCGCAATACATGTCAAAACGTCGCATCGGTGCATTGATTGCGATTGAACGCGATACGGGCTTGAATGAGTACGTCGAGACCGGGATTCGCATGGATTCGCACATCACATCACAACTGATCATCAACCTTTTCATTCCAAACACCCCGCTGCATGACGGGGCGATGATTATCCAGGACGGGAAAATTGCGGCCGCGGCTTGTTATTTGCCGTTGTCCGAGAGCCCGCACATCGATAAAGCGTTAGGGACACGACACCGGGCCGCCATCGGGGTCAGTGAAGTGACTGATAGCGTGACCCTCACCGTCTCTGAAGAAACAGGCGCCGTGTCACTCGCGATTGCCGGTCGTCTGTATCGAGAGCTGGATGAGGAGGCACTTCGCAATAAGTTGATCCAAGAACTCGTTATTGAAGAAAAAGAGACGACGCTCTCGTTCTTTAATAAAAAAGGGGGGGACAAGTAA
- a CDS encoding CdaR family protein → MIDQWLQHKWFLRIIALALAILLYFMVAETSSSTNSTNALPIVGQSSMTLDVPVEVFFDEVQYVAYNVPEEMNVELQGPSSSLTMTKLVKDYQVFVDLTNLGTGFHRVPVEARGFGGDVNVKLERDTVEIYIDRKQTIEVPVSVNLLNKEQLPEGKVVGDADIEPATVKVSGGASRIQNVKEITLNVDVANQSQTFTRELTPTILDANGNPLNVTVEPNIISVSVPVYEQSAVFPIEAVTTGEVADDYRLVDTLLEETEVRVFAPQDVLDAIDTVETEPIDLDGIDKTGKVTANLALPEGASSLATKQVEVQLLVRAADETRDDTGELTERVRLTVPVTVRGYDRTNFTLQAPEVIGVTLSGKRSLLENITSNSVSVTLDLTGLPSGLHGVDVDYEVPKGVTVVSPKTIDIELTSVDEQTETSSIQ, encoded by the coding sequence GTGATTGATCAGTGGTTACAACATAAATGGTTTCTCCGCATCATCGCACTTGCTTTAGCCATCCTGCTTTATTTCATGGTCGCCGAAACGAGTTCGTCGACCAACTCCACGAATGCCCTCCCGATCGTCGGACAAAGTTCGATGACGCTCGACGTTCCCGTCGAAGTGTTCTTCGATGAGGTGCAGTACGTGGCATATAACGTTCCAGAAGAAATGAACGTTGAACTTCAAGGACCATCTAGCAGTTTAACGATGACGAAATTGGTGAAAGATTATCAAGTCTTCGTCGATTTAACGAATCTCGGGACCGGCTTCCACCGTGTTCCGGTTGAGGCACGCGGCTTTGGCGGAGACGTCAACGTCAAGCTCGAACGGGATACAGTAGAAATTTACATCGACCGTAAACAGACAATTGAAGTTCCCGTATCGGTCAACCTTTTGAACAAAGAGCAGTTGCCAGAAGGGAAAGTGGTCGGTGACGCCGATATTGAACCGGCAACGGTGAAAGTGTCGGGCGGTGCCAGTCGGATTCAAAACGTCAAAGAGATCACGTTGAACGTCGATGTCGCCAACCAAAGTCAAACGTTCACGCGAGAATTGACGCCGACGATTTTAGATGCGAACGGCAATCCGCTCAACGTGACTGTTGAACCGAACATCATCAGTGTGTCGGTCCCGGTCTACGAACAAAGTGCCGTCTTCCCGATCGAAGCAGTCACGACTGGTGAAGTGGCCGACGATTACAGACTGGTCGATACGTTGCTTGAAGAGACGGAAGTCCGTGTCTTTGCGCCACAAGACGTGCTCGATGCGATCGACACCGTGGAGACGGAGCCGATTGATTTAGACGGCATCGACAAGACCGGGAAAGTGACCGCCAATCTCGCTTTGCCAGAAGGCGCTTCATCCCTTGCGACAAAGCAAGTGGAAGTCCAATTGCTCGTCCGGGCTGCAGATGAGACGCGAGACGACACAGGCGAATTGACGGAACGGGTTCGCTTGACGGTCCCTGTGACCGTGCGGGGGTATGACCGGACCAACTTTACGCTCCAAGCTCCTGAAGTGATTGGAGTGACGTTGTCCGGGAAGCGATCCCTGTTGGAAAACATCACGTCGAACAGTGTGAGTGTGACCTTGGACTTGACAGGTCTCCCGAGCGGACTGCATGGGGTCGACGTCGATTATGAAGTACCAAAAGGTGTGACCGTCGTCTCACCGAAAACGATCGACATTGAGTTGACGAGTGTCGATGAACAAACCGAAACGTCCTCGATTCAATGA
- the glmM gene encoding phosphoglucosamine mutase → MGKYFGTDGVRGVANSELTAELAYRLGRAGGYVLSKHLPAGEQPKVLIGRDTRISGHMLEGALIAGLLSIGAEVMRLGVISTPGVAYLTKSLDATAGVMISASHNPVADNGIKFFGSDGFKLDDATEAEIEAILDAAEDTLPRPVGKDLGFVSDYYEGAQKYLQMLKQTVDEDFDGLHIALDCAHGATSGLAARLFADLEANVSTIGNSPNGLNINEGVGSTHPEHLAQFVREKGADMGLAFDGDGDRLIAIDENGDIVDGDKIMYICGKYLSEKGRLKDNTIVATVMSNLGFHKAVEDAGMTALQTAVGDRYVVEEMKKHNYTLGGEQSGHLIFLDHSTTGDGMLSGVQLAQIVKTTGRKLSELAAEMPVYPQKLVNIRVTDKNEAMNGDRVLATIQEAEAEMNGNGRILVRASGTEPLVRVMAEAPTSEECDRYVERIAQVVREDYGVEG, encoded by the coding sequence ATGGGTAAATATTTTGGAACTGATGGAGTCCGCGGTGTCGCGAACTCAGAATTGACAGCAGAATTAGCATATCGTTTAGGTCGTGCGGGCGGCTACGTGTTATCGAAACACTTGCCAGCCGGCGAACAGCCAAAAGTTTTGATTGGCCGTGACACACGCATTTCAGGCCACATGCTTGAAGGTGCACTCATCGCGGGTCTCCTATCAATCGGAGCCGAAGTGATGCGTCTCGGCGTCATCTCGACGCCAGGTGTCGCTTATTTGACGAAGTCGCTTGATGCAACAGCCGGTGTCATGATCTCGGCATCGCACAACCCGGTCGCGGATAACGGCATCAAGTTCTTTGGTAGCGACGGCTTCAAGCTCGATGACGCGACAGAAGCGGAAATCGAAGCGATTTTGGATGCGGCGGAAGACACGTTGCCACGCCCGGTCGGGAAAGACCTCGGCTTTGTCTCGGATTACTATGAAGGTGCACAGAAGTACCTTCAAATGTTGAAACAGACGGTCGACGAAGATTTCGACGGTCTCCATATTGCCCTTGACTGCGCCCATGGTGCGACGAGCGGATTGGCAGCACGTCTGTTTGCTGACCTCGAGGCGAACGTCTCGACGATCGGAAACTCGCCGAACGGCTTGAACATCAACGAAGGTGTCGGCTCGACACACCCTGAGCACTTGGCACAGTTCGTTCGTGAAAAAGGAGCGGACATGGGTCTCGCCTTTGACGGCGACGGCGACCGCTTGATTGCGATCGATGAGAACGGTGATATCGTCGACGGCGATAAAATCATGTACATCTGCGGGAAGTACTTGAGCGAGAAAGGCCGTCTCAAAGACAACACAATCGTTGCGACGGTCATGAGTAACCTCGGCTTCCATAAAGCGGTTGAAGATGCTGGCATGACGGCGCTTCAGACGGCGGTCGGTGACCGTTATGTCGTCGAAGAGATGAAGAAACACAACTACACACTCGGTGGCGAGCAGTCGGGTCACCTCATCTTCCTCGACCACTCGACGACGGGAGACGGCATGCTCTCTGGCGTTCAACTCGCTCAAATCGTGAAGACGACAGGCCGCAAGTTGTCAGAACTCGCGGCTGAGATGCCGGTCTACCCACAAAAACTCGTCAACATCCGTGTCACGGATAAGAATGAAGCGATGAACGGCGACCGTGTGCTCGCGACGATTCAAGAAGCGGAAGCAGAAATGAACGGCAACGGCCGCATCCTCGTCCGCGCTTCTGGTACGGAGCCGCTCGTACGCGTCATGGCGGAAGCACCGACTTCGGAAGAATGTGACCGTTATGTCGAACGAATCGCACAAGTTGTCCGCGAAGATTACGGTGTAGAAGGATAA
- the glmS gene encoding glutamine--fructose-6-phosphate transaminase (isomerizing) produces the protein MCGIVGMIGNTGAKEILLKGLEKLEYRGYDSAGLALMHDNVNVHKEVGRIAALREVVPAEVDGTIGIGHTRWATHGVPSVPNAHPHQSTTGRFTLVHNGVIENDEQIKATLDVPFLSETDTEVIVQLMEKNFVELGDVEAAFRKTLSELHGSYAIAMIDSEDKERLYIGKNKSPLLVGLGDGTFNVVASDAMAMLQVTDQYLELHDGEIVILTRESATIKTLDGEVLERAPYTAEIDASDIEKGTYAHYMLKEMDEQPAVIRNIIQHYQNDAGDIELTEGVRSLVSEADRIYIVACGTSYHAGLVGKQLIERVAGVPTEVHVASEFGYNMPLLTEKPLFLFISQSGETADSRAVLVEVKKRGYKALTLTNVAGSTLSREANETMLLHAGPEIAVASTKAYTAQIAVLAILAYDIARANGKKLPFDLMTELARVATIMDSVMAQKEIFEQLADKFLKESRNAFFLGRGMDSYVGLEGALKLKEISYIQAEGYPGGELKHGPIALIEDGTPVITLVSQPNTHLNIRGNIKEVVARGAVACTISMEGMEHESDSFVLPRVEPLLTPLVTVLPLQLISYYAALARDCDVDKPRNLAKSVTVE, from the coding sequence ATGTGTGGAATTGTAGGAATGATTGGGAATACCGGAGCGAAGGAAATCCTTCTCAAAGGTCTTGAAAAACTCGAGTACCGCGGTTACGACTCGGCAGGTCTTGCTTTGATGCATGATAACGTGAACGTGCATAAAGAAGTCGGCCGGATTGCTGCGCTACGCGAAGTCGTCCCAGCAGAAGTAGATGGCACGATTGGAATCGGCCACACACGATGGGCAACACACGGGGTGCCGAGCGTGCCGAACGCCCACCCGCACCAGAGCACGACGGGCCGCTTCACGCTCGTCCACAACGGTGTCATCGAGAACGACGAACAGATCAAGGCGACACTCGACGTGCCGTTCCTCTCGGAGACGGACACGGAAGTCATCGTCCAGTTGATGGAGAAGAACTTCGTCGAACTCGGCGACGTCGAGGCGGCGTTCCGCAAGACGTTGTCTGAGCTCCACGGCTCGTACGCGATCGCGATGATCGACTCGGAAGATAAAGAACGCCTCTATATCGGCAAGAACAAGTCACCGCTCCTCGTCGGACTCGGCGACGGCACGTTCAACGTCGTGGCGTCTGACGCGATGGCGATGCTCCAAGTGACGGACCAGTACCTCGAGCTCCACGACGGCGAAATCGTCATCTTGACGCGCGAATCGGCGACGATCAAGACACTCGACGGCGAAGTCCTCGAACGTGCCCCGTATACGGCCGAGATCGATGCGTCAGACATCGAGAAAGGCACGTACGCGCACTACATGTTGAAAGAGATGGACGAGCAACCAGCCGTCATCCGCAACATCATCCAGCACTACCAGAACGACGCCGGTGACATCGAGCTCACGGAAGGCGTGCGCTCGCTCGTCTCAGAAGCGGACCGCATCTATATCGTCGCCTGTGGTACGAGCTACCACGCTGGTCTCGTCGGCAAGCAATTGATTGAGCGCGTCGCAGGTGTGCCGACAGAAGTGCACGTCGCTTCAGAATTCGGTTACAACATGCCGCTCCTCACGGAGAAGCCGTTGTTCCTCTTCATCTCACAATCAGGTGAGACAGCGGACAGCCGGGCCGTCCTCGTCGAAGTGAAGAAGCGCGGCTACAAGGCGCTCACACTCACGAACGTTGCCGGTTCGACGCTCTCACGTGAAGCGAACGAAACGATGCTCCTCCACGCCGGCCCGGAGATCGCGGTCGCATCGACGAAAGCATACACGGCCCAAATCGCCGTGCTCGCCATCCTCGCCTACGACATCGCTCGTGCGAACGGCAAGAAGCTTCCGTTTGACCTCATGACAGAGCTCGCGCGTGTCGCGACGATCATGGACTCGGTCATGGCTCAAAAAGAAATCTTTGAGCAATTGGCAGACAAGTTCTTGAAAGAGTCGCGCAACGCGTTCTTCCTCGGTCGCGGCATGGACTCATACGTCGGTCTCGAAGGTGCCCTCAAGCTCAAAGAGATCTCGTATATCCAAGCAGAAGGCTACCCAGGTGGTGAGCTCAAGCACGGACCGATCGCCTTGATTGAAGATGGCACACCGGTCATCACGCTCGTCTCGCAACCGAACACGCACCTCAACATCCGTGGAAACATCAAGGAAGTTGTCGCCCGTGGCGCCGTTGCCTGCACGATCTCGATGGAAGGCATGGAACACGAGAGTGATTCATTCGTCTTGCCGCGTGTCGAGCCACTGCTCACGCCGCTCGTGACGGTATTACCGCTTCAACTCATCTCGTATTACGCGGCTCTTGCGCGTGATTGCGATGTCGACAAGCCACGTAACTTGGCGAAATCAGTCACAGTCGAATAA
- a CDS encoding MFS transporter, with product MKIQQLYYAVTSSRSLIIQMVFTLNAIYYVTTAELNALQLVLIGTILEVSILLFELPTGLVADLYGRKQSMVIGIGLIGLAHLLEGGIPEFWAIAVASALWGIGWAFISGAEQAWIADEMGNDGLEQVFLRGAQYSSLGRFVGIGLAVLLAEVTSVQTTIVLAGGMLVMLAIIAWRVLPETRFEPITRADTSNLAQAKRTVRDGYTHIRGNSILVGLAAITLVWGLASEGFDWLWGAHLIETFQLSEQAAVYWFGLFYAVAFLFNMLVLKGVELYVKGHYATTLFWFNVLLIVAMLAFASIGQFWLAVLLYWTIAALRNVHYPLMSVMTNERLPSKGRATILSMFGQVDAFGQVAGGPLVGLLALYTSIQGGLGAAALLLVPMLVFLRKIKHH from the coding sequence TTGAAGATTCAACAGCTTTACTATGCGGTCACGAGTTCGCGCTCGCTCATCATACAGATGGTGTTCACGTTGAACGCCATCTATTATGTGACGACCGCCGAGTTGAATGCGTTACAACTCGTCTTGATCGGAACGATTTTAGAAGTATCGATTTTACTATTCGAGCTGCCCACCGGTCTCGTCGCCGATTTATATGGACGGAAGCAGTCGATGGTCATCGGCATCGGTTTGATTGGACTGGCCCATTTGCTAGAAGGGGGCATCCCTGAATTTTGGGCCATCGCGGTCGCGTCAGCGCTATGGGGTATCGGCTGGGCGTTCATCAGCGGGGCCGAACAGGCATGGATTGCCGATGAGATGGGGAATGACGGGTTAGAACAAGTGTTTTTGCGAGGCGCTCAATATAGTTCGCTCGGCCGCTTCGTCGGAATTGGGCTTGCCGTGCTCCTCGCCGAAGTCACGTCCGTCCAAACGACAATCGTGCTCGCCGGTGGGATGTTGGTCATGCTCGCGATCATCGCATGGCGCGTCTTGCCAGAGACGCGGTTCGAACCGATCACGCGGGCCGATACGTCGAACCTCGCGCAAGCAAAACGGACGGTTCGGGACGGATACACCCATATCCGTGGCAATTCGATTCTCGTCGGCTTGGCTGCCATCACGCTCGTCTGGGGTCTCGCTAGTGAAGGATTCGACTGGTTATGGGGCGCGCATTTGATTGAGACGTTCCAGTTGTCGGAACAGGCGGCCGTGTATTGGTTCGGCTTGTTCTATGCCGTCGCGTTTCTATTCAACATGCTGGTGTTGAAAGGTGTCGAGCTATACGTCAAAGGACACTATGCGACGACCTTGTTTTGGTTCAACGTGTTGCTCATCGTTGCGATGCTTGCTTTTGCTTCGATCGGACAGTTTTGGTTGGCCGTGTTGTTGTATTGGACGATTGCGGCACTGCGTAACGTGCACTACCCGCTCATGAGCGTCATGACGAACGAGCGGCTCCCGTCGAAAGGCCGGGCGACGATTTTGTCGATGTTCGGTCAGGTCGACGCGTTCGGTCAAGTCGCCGGGGGTCCGCTGGTTGGACTGCTCGCCCTGTACACGTCGATTCAAGGAGGGCTCGGGGCAGCGGCGCTCTTGCTCGTCCCGATGTTGGTTTTCTTGAGAAAAATCAAGCACCATTGA
- a CDS encoding YdhK family protein: protein MRQKKWMTGLSAMLLATTLAACGDAEEEQTSDSTEEHSDHSMMDHSGSGEVPSGLSEATDPTFPVGSTAMMTADHMPGMDGTEATIVGAYDTTVYSVSYTPTDGGDPVEDHKWVIHEELDNPGEAPLEEGTEATLATDHMDGMDGAEATIDSAEQTTVYMVDFTTNDGEDVTNHKWVTEDELEAMN from the coding sequence ATGAGACAGAAAAAATGGATGACGGGTTTGAGCGCGATGTTGCTCGCGACGACTTTGGCAGCTTGTGGGGATGCCGAGGAAGAACAGACGAGCGATTCGACAGAAGAACATTCGGACCATTCGATGATGGACCATTCGGGATCAGGAGAGGTGCCGAGCGGGTTAAGTGAAGCGACAGATCCGACGTTCCCGGTCGGGTCGACCGCGATGATGACGGCCGACCACATGCCGGGCATGGATGGCACCGAAGCGACAATCGTCGGTGCATATGACACGACCGTCTATTCGGTTTCTTATACCCCGACGGATGGAGGTGACCCGGTCGAAGATCACAAGTGGGTCATCCATGAAGAACTCGACAATCCAGGTGAGGCACCGTTAGAAGAAGGGACCGAAGCTACTCTGGCCACAGACCACATGGACGGGATGGACGGCGCCGAGGCGACGATTGATTCGGCCGAACAGACGACGGTGTATATGGTCGACTTCACCACAAACGACGGGGAAGACGTCACGAACCATAAATGGGTCACAGAGGATGAACTCGAAGCCATGAACTAA
- a CDS encoding DUF2975 domain-containing protein yields MKRETVFLRLAVFVLAVPIVAACLFLLPYIWREAVESGSWIEDSIRPIVIGMYVSAIPFFIALFQAFMLLRLIDRDEGFSYRAVQSLRMIKYCALTITAVYIGTLPFFYWFAERDDAPGFLLIGLVFVFAAFVVAVFAELLQKLLKRAIDMKQENDLTV; encoded by the coding sequence ATGAAACGAGAGACGGTTTTTTTACGGCTGGCCGTATTCGTTCTGGCTGTCCCGATTGTGGCGGCCTGCTTGTTTTTGCTTCCATACATTTGGCGCGAGGCGGTCGAGAGCGGGAGTTGGATTGAGGACTCAATTCGCCCGATTGTGATTGGCATGTACGTATCGGCCATCCCGTTCTTCATTGCGCTGTTCCAAGCGTTCATGTTGCTACGGTTGATTGACCGCGACGAAGGGTTCTCGTATCGGGCTGTCCAATCACTCCGCATGATCAAGTATTGTGCGTTGACGATCACGGCCGTTTATATCGGGACGCTCCCGTTCTTCTACTGGTTCGCCGAGCGAGATGATGCGCCTGGGTTCCTTCTCATCGGGCTTGTCTTTGTGTTTGCCGCGTTCGTCGTCGCCGTATTCGCGGAACTGTTACAGAAACTATTGAAGCGTGCCATCGACATGAAGCAAGAAAATGATTTGACGGTCTGA
- a CDS encoding helix-turn-helix domain-containing protein, producing MAIIVNLDVMLAKRKISVTELSEKVGITMANLSILKTGKAKAIRFSTLEAICQALDCQPGDILEYREE from the coding sequence ATGGCGATTATCGTAAATCTTGACGTAATGTTGGCGAAACGAAAGATTAGTGTGACCGAGCTGTCTGAAAAAGTGGGCATCACAATGGCAAACTTGTCGATTTTAAAGACGGGCAAAGCGAAAGCAATTCGTTTCTCGACGCTCGAAGCAATCTGTCAGGCGCTCGACTGTCAGCCGGGCGACATTTTAGAATATCGGGAAGAGTGA
- a CDS encoding DUF975 family protein, with protein MIQTWNERAHKALKGKAGLLLIWSFACSVMLELGLMADPTYYGLTVESLPLTVLSLGGILVYIALYPVNVGYNWLILKTVRDQPIRWSDVFDPFRHRYGKHLLATILVILFQVLWTLLLVVPGIIKYFSYAFTYFILRDEPELSATEVITKSRTMMRGRKWDAFKLILPFVPMYLVGLTFYIQLDLVILGSWIFLVALALIRPFIVSRFAVMYEDARIEYDEQWNRSA; from the coding sequence ATGATTCAGACATGGAATGAACGGGCGCACAAAGCGTTAAAAGGAAAGGCAGGGCTATTACTCATCTGGTCGTTCGCCTGCTCTGTGATGTTAGAATTGGGGTTGATGGCAGACCCGACTTATTACGGTTTGACGGTGGAGTCACTGCCGCTGACCGTGCTCAGTTTAGGTGGCATCTTAGTTTATATCGCCCTTTATCCGGTTAACGTCGGATACAACTGGCTCATCTTAAAGACGGTACGAGATCAGCCGATTCGCTGGAGTGATGTGTTCGACCCGTTTCGTCACCGCTATGGAAAACATTTGCTCGCAACAATTCTCGTCATATTGTTCCAAGTACTATGGACATTGTTGCTAGTCGTACCAGGAATCATAAAGTATTTCTCGTATGCGTTCACATACTTCATCTTACGCGACGAACCAGAACTGTCTGCTACAGAGGTAATCACAAAATCGAGAACGATGATGCGCGGACGAAAGTGGGATGCGTTCAAACTCATTTTGCCATTCGTTCCGATGTATCTAGTCGGTTTGACTTTTTATATACAACTTGATTTGGTCATCCTCGGGTCATGGATTTTCCTCGTCGCACTAGCACTCATCCGCCCGTTCATCGTCAGCCGTTTCGCCGTCATGTATGAAGACGCGCGTATCGAGTATGACGAGCAGTGGAATCGCTCGGCGTGA